CCGGTCGGGCCGCCCGGAAACCCCCACAAACCGCTCATGGAACCCGGAAGTTCGGGCGGAGATCGGGAGGACGAGAGACGAGGCGTGGGCTGAAGCGGTGGGCCACGTCGACCGGGGGCTGGCGTTGGCCGTGGACTACGGGCACCTGAGCGCGGAGCGGCCGGTCGGCGGGTCGCTGACCGGGTACCGGGGCGGACGGCAGGTGCCGCCGGTGCCGGACGGCTCGTGTGACATCACCGCGCACGTCGCCATGGACTCGGTCGCCTCCGCCGGTGAGCGGGTCGCCCGGTGTGCGTACTCCCTCGGATCGCAGCGGGAGGGGCTGCGGGCCCTCGGGGTCGACGGCGGGCGACCACCACTGAGCCGGGCCGGTCGTGACCCGGCCGGGTACGTGCGGGCGCTGGCCGAGGCATCGGCGGCGGCCGAGCTGACCGACCCGGCCGGCCTCGGCGGGCACTGGTGGCTGTGGCAGCCGGTCGGAGTGCCCGCCGGACGGCTGCGGTCCGTCCGGTCCGCGCCCGAGGACGCCAGCGGGTGGAGCCGGTAACGGGCGTCCACCGCCGGTGCCGGCGGTTCATGGCACGATGGCGGGCATGACCACGGGCGACCTGCGCGAGCTGACCGTCGGCACCGGGGCCGGGTTGGTGGCGGGCACCGGCGGGGAGCAGCTCGGCGCGGACATGGTGCTCAACATCGGGCCGCAGCACCCCTCCACGCATGGCGTACTGCGGCTCAGGCTCGTCCTCGACGGCGAACGGGTGCTCGCCGCCGAGCCGATCATCGGCTACATGCACCGCGGCGCCGAGAAGCTGTTCGAGGTACGCGACTACCGGCAGATCATCGTGCTGGCCAACCGGCACGACTGGCTCTCGGCGTTCGCCAACGAGCTGGGCGTGGTGCTCGCCGTGGAACGGCTGATGGGCATGGAGGTGCCGGAGCGGGCCACCTGGCTGCGGATGGCCCTCGCCGAGCTGAACCGGGTGCTCAATCACCTGATGTTCCTCGGCTCGTATCCACTGGAGATCGGCGCGATCACCCCGATGTTCTACGCCTTCCGGGAGCGGGAGACGCTCCAGGCGGTGCTGGAGGAGGTCTCCGGTGGCCGGATCCACTACATGTTCAACCGGATCGGCGGGCTGAAGGAGGAGGTCCCCTCCGGCTGGACCGGCCGGGCCCGGGCCGCGATCGGCGAGGTACGTCGCCGGATGCCCGACCTGGACAACCTGATCCGGCGCAACGAGATCTTCCTGGCGCGTACGGTCGGGGTGGGGGTGCTCTCCGCCGCCGACGCCGCCGCGTTCGGCGCCTCCGGGCCGGTCGCCCGCGCCTCCGGGCTGGACCTGGACCTGCGCCGCGACGAGCCGTACCTGGCCTATGACCAGCTCGACGTGCCGGTGGTCACCCGCACCACCGGCGACTGCCACGCCCGCTTCGAGGTGCTGCTCGACCAGGTGTACGCCTCGCTCGACCTCGCCGAGCAGTGCCTGGACCGGGTCGACCGGCTCACCGGGCCGATCAACACCCGGCTGCCGAAGGTGCTCAAGGCGCCCGAGGGGCACACCTACGCCTGGACGGAGAATCCGCTCGGCATCAACGGCTACTACCTGGTGTCCCGCGGTGAGAAGACGCCGTGGCGGCTCAAGCTGCGCACCGCGTCGTACGCGAACGTGCAGGCCCTGGCCACCCTGCTGCCCGGCTGCCTGGTACCGGACCTGATCGCCATCCTCGGCTCGATGTTCTTCGTGGTCGGCGACGTCGACAAGTGATCGCGGTCCCGGGGCCGGCCCGATGGCGGCGTGCCGCGCCGGAGTGCCGGCCGGGTCAGCGCCAGCGGTTGGCACCGCCGTCGTAGGCGGACTCCTCGGCGTGGTGCCGCCGGCCGTACGACTCGGCGCCCGGGCGCTGCCCACGCACCGGTTCGGACTGATACCCGTGAACCGGCTCCGGCTCGTAGCCACGTGCCGGTTCGGGCTGGTATCGGCGTTGGCGGGGCGGGCGCCACTCCTCCGGCACCGGTACCCCACCGGCGGGCAGCGCCGGGGGACTCTCCGGCTCGTCCCAGCCGTGCCGCCGCCCCTCGTCACCGCCCCAGCGCGGCTCGTCGCGGCGCGGCTCGTCGCGGCGCACGCTGGCCCAGCGGTCCTCCATCCGGTACTCGGTACCACCGGGGTCGGCGTGCACCTCGGCGCGGCGCTCGCCGACCCGCAGCTCACGCCCTCGGTCGTCGTCGCGTACCTCGGCCCAGCGGTCGCCGGCGCGCAGCTGCGCCCAGTACTCCCCGGTATCGTCCGCCCGGTGCGTCCGGCCGGCCGGAGCCGCTTCGGCAGGCGCCTCCCACGGCTGGGCACCGCCGTCGTAACCCCGCTCGTCGTACGGCGTTCCCCAGTCACGATCGTCCCGGTTCGCCGGCTGATCGTCGTGGTAGGTGGAGCCGCCGTCGCGCTGCCCCGAGCCGCCCGACCAGCGCCGGTCGTCGTCGCGGTCCGCGCCCGCCGTCCAGGGGCGCTCGTCCTCCTGGGCCGACCCGGCCCAGGAGCGTTCCTCGCGGTCCGCGCCGTAGCCACCCTGCGCACGCTCCCCCGGCTGCTGCGCCGACCAGCGCGCCGGGTAACCGCCGTACCGGCTGCCGGACTCGCCACCCCCGCCGTCCACGACGGTGTGCCGGGTGGTGACGTGCACCGTCTCGGTGTGCCGGACCACACCGAGCGGCCGCGGCGCCGCATCGCCGGGACCACTGTCCGGCTCCGCGCGGGCGGGCGAGCCGTAGACCCCGGCCGAGCCGCTCGCCGGGCGGTCACCGCCGTATCCCGCCGCCGCACGGTCACCGCCGTACCCCCCGTACCCGCCGGCCGGGCCAGGCTGAGCCGCGCCGTACACCCCGGCCTGGCCGGCCGACCGCTCGCCGTAGCGTGCCGGTGTCTCCGGCTCCGGCACCGGCACGCGGGCCCGACCCGGGCCGGGCGCCTCCTCGCTCCTGGCCGGGACGGCGCCACCGGACTCCGCTCGCCGGCGCAGCCCGGCCAGCGCCTCCTGGGCCCGCTGGGCGGCGTCGAGCGCCTGGTTACCCCGCTGGGCGGCGGCCACGATCTCACCGCGCAGCTCCCGCCGCAGCTCGTCGATCTCCACCCGCAGTTCCTCGGCGTGCGGCCGCCCGCCGCCCTCGGTACGCAGTGTGATGGAGAGCCCGATCAGCACCACGGCCAGGATGGCCAGCACGGCGGCGAACCGCAGTGGCCCGTTGCCGTCGGCGACCAGCAGTATCAGCGCCGCGACCGGAGCCAGGGCCACACCGCCCCAGAAGAGAACGGTGAGCAGCTGCGGGTTACGCGTGTCGGCGGGCACCGGGGCGGGCATGGCTCCGCAGCCTACCGAGAGTTGCGTCACGTGGGAACGGCCGCGCCCCCGGCCGAGCTGGCCGGGGGCGCGCCGCGTCGTGGCCGACGCCTCAGCTCTGGGCGTACGCCGCGTCGGTGGAGAAGACCAGGCCGACGCTGATCGTGCCGTTACGCAGCGCGGTCTTGGTCAGCGGGCCGCCTCCGTCCAGCGAGGAGAACGAGCCCACCGCCAGCCCGTAGGTCTGCTCCAGGCCCGGCTTGCAGAAGGGACGCTCCTGGCACTCCGGCGGGCCACCCAGCACCGTCGCCGTGCCGGAGCACTTCTCGGCCAGCTCGGAGAGGGTCCGCACGCCGTACTTCTCGGAGAACTCCTGGGTCACGGCGAAGGCGTTCTGGGTCTGCGCCGCCGCCGGGGCGCCGAAGCTGAGGCCCACCTTCTCGCCGAGGCCGCGCAGCGCGGTGACGGTGGCCTCCACGTCCGGCGAGGAAACCGGCTGGCCGCCGCTGTTGGCCTTGCCGTTGAGGAACTCGGCCATGGTCGCGGCGTACTCCGGGACGACCTGGATCTCGCCCTTCTCCAGCGCCGGCTCGTACAGCTCCCGGTTACCGATCTGCTGGACGGTGACCTGGTAGCCGGCCGCGGTCAGCTGGATCTTGTAAAGCTCGGCGATGATCTCGCTCTCGGTGAAGTTGCCGGCCCCCACCGTGATCCGTCCGCCCGGCCCCTGCTCGACGCCGTCGGCGAGCGAGTTGGCCGTGGCGAACTCCTGAGCGGCCACCTGCGCGCTCTTACGGTCCACGTCGACCGCCTTGTTGAGCTGCACCAGCTTGGGGGTGTCGAGCACCGCGGAGACCTTGTCGAGCGCCGCGATGAGCTGTGGCGTGGCCACCTCGCTGTTGACCGCCGGGATGATGTTGTCGGCGTTCTGGAGGGACTTGTCGTCGTCGAGCGCGATGAGCTGCTCGCCGGCCACCGGGGCGCAGCCCTCGCCCGAGGCACCCTGCTGGGGCGCCTCGGTGCCGGACGAGCCGGCGTCGCCGCACCCGGCCAGCGCCGTCGCCGCGACGACGGCGCCGACGAAGGCGATGGACAGTCTTCTACCTGCGCGCATGAGCCCGCCTTCCGTGTCCCGGCGCGGCCCGTCCGGGCCGGCCGCGTGTCCGACGGGCGATCAGCCTTCCGCCGCCCGCGATTTCCACCCAACATGCTGACGCAACCCCCCGACAACCCGGGGAGGTCTTCGTCACCGGAACGACACCATCCGTCGCACCGCCGCCACCCGAGATCACCACCCACCCGTCGCCGGCAGCCGCCCCGGCAGTGCCTCAGGTGCCGGTGACCGCGTCCGCCGCCCGCCGCACCGCCCGGCGCCGGGCCCGGCGCAGCGGGCGGGGGGTGACCAGCCGTTCCACCAGTGCGAAGAGCAGTTCGACGCTGAGCGCGAGCCCGGCGACCAGCAGCCCGCCGGCCAGGATCTGCCCGCCGCCCACCGCGATGCTCAGGCCGAACCCGAACCGGATGATCTCGCCCAGGCCACCACCGTTGACGAAGGTCGCCAGGGCCGCCGTGGCGACCACCTGGACGGCGGCGGTCCGGAACCCGGCCGCGAGAAAGGGCACCGCCAGCGGCAGCTCGACCCGGCGGAGCACCTGTGCGCCGGTCATGCCCATGCCCCGGGCCGCCTCCCGGGTCTGCGGATCGACCTGCCGCACCCCGGTGTACGCGTTGGCCAGCAGCGGCGGCACCGCGAACACCGCCAGGGCGACCACCACGGCCGGCCGGCCGAAGCCGAGGAAGGTCAGCGGGAGGATGGTCAGCAGGGCCAGCGTGGGCACCGCCAGGGTGAGGTTGGAGACGAGGACGACCAGGCCGCCGCCGCGGCCGGTGTGGCCCAGCCAGAGCCCGAGCGGCCAGGCCACCAGGCAGCCCAACAGCACCGCGGCGGCCGACATGCTCACGTGCTCGCCGATCCGGTCCAGGATGCCGCCCGGATTGGTCCAGTTCAGCGGGTCGTTGAGCCAGACCACCGCCTGCTCGACGGGATTCATCGCGTCCTCCGGGCGGTCCGGACCCGCTGACCGCGGACCGCGACGCTCATCCGGCCCGCCCGCGCAGCCACGGGGTGAGCAGCCGACCGGCCCCGACCAGGATCAGGTCGAGCACCAGGGCCAGCAGGATGCAGAGCAGCGTCCCGCTCATGATCTGGGCCTTGTAGAAGTTGTTGTTGAAGCCGGCGAAGATGATCTGCCCCAGCCCGCCCCGCCCGATCACCACACCGACGGTGACCAGGGCGACCGTGGAGACCGTGGCCAGTCGCAGGCCGGTGAGGATGCCGGGCAGGGCCAGCGGCAGTTCGACCCGCAGCAGCCGCCCCCAGCGGCCGTACCCCATGCCCTCGGCCGCCTCGCGTACCTCCGCGGGCACCTGGTTGAGCCCGGCCACCGTGTTGCGGACGATCACCAGCAGCGCGTACAGCACCACCACGCTGAGCACGGTCGCGACTCCGATGCCCAGGTAGGGCGCGATGAACGCGAACAGAGCCAGGGACGGGACGGTGTAGAGCACCCCGGTGAGTGCGAGAATCGGGCCGGTCAGCGGCCGGAACCAGTACGCCAACACGGCCAGCGGTACGGCGATCAGCGCGGCGATCAGCACCGCCCGGAGGGTCAGCGTGGTGTGGTCGCGTAGGGCGGCGAGCACCGTGTCAGAGTTGTCCCGCACGTACTGCCAGGAGAACCACGGGTTACCCGGGTCGGCCCGGTAGCTCAGGCGGAAGGACATACGTGGACGTTACCCCGGTCGCCGACGGCGGTCAGCGCGCGGCGTCGATCACCCTCGACGGCATCGGCAAGCGTTACCCGGACGGCACCGAGGCGGTCCACGACCTCAGCCTGCACGTCGACGCGGGCGAGTTGGTCGTGCTCATCGGCCCCTCGGGCTGCGGCAAGTCGACCGTACTGCGGATGATCAACCGCCTGATCGAGCCGACCGCCGGCCGGATCATGCTCGGCGACTCCGACGTCACCCGGGTCGACCCGGTGAAACTGCGCCGGCAGATCGGCTACGTCATCCAGAACGTCGGGCTCTTCCCGCACCAGACGGTGGCCGCCAACGTCGCCACGGTGCCCCGGCTGCTCGGCTGGCCCGCCGGCCGCGTCCGACCCCGGGTCGCCGAACTGCTGGAACTGGTCGGTCTCGATCCGGCGCAGTTCGGCCGGCGCTACCCACACGAGCTCTCCGGCGGGCAGCGACAGCGGGTCGGGGTGGCCCGGGCGCTCGCGGCCGACCCGGTGGTGCTGCTGATGGACGAGCCGTTCTCCGCCGTCGACCCGATCGTGCGGACCCGGCTCCAGGAGGAGTTCCTGCGGTTGCAGGCCGAGGTGCGCAAGACCATCGTCCTGGTCACCCACGACCTGGACGAGGCCGTCCGGCTCGGCGACCGGATCGCGGTGCTCTCCGAGGGTGGCCGGCTGGAGCAGTACGACACCCCGGCGGCGCTGCTCGGTGCCCCCACCACCCCGTTCGTCCGCGAGTTCGTCGGTGCCGACCGGGGCATCCGCCGGCTGGCGGTCACCCCGGTCACCCGGGAGGTGCTCGATCCGCTGCCGGTCGACGGCGCGGCGGAACTGCCGGCGGTGCCGCTGGGCGGCTCGGCGTACGACGCGCTGGCCGTGCTGCTCACGTCGACCCGTGGCCACGCCGTGGTCACCGAGGACGGGCGGCCGGTCGGGGTGCTCAGCCGGGAGCGCATCCTGGCACTGGCGGAGCCGACCGGCTGAAGCCGTCGGGCCGTGGCCGGACGGCCGGTACGGGCGGCCGGGTCCGCCATGCGGGCGGACCCGGCCGGAGCCACGTAGGGGGTGGGCGGTCGCGCTGAAGGCTGGGGCCGGCCGGTCGCCGGGCCGGCCGCGCCGTCAGCGCCGTCCCCGGTAGCCGCCCAGCGTGGCGATTCCGATGATCCAACCGGTGAAGAGGCCGTACTCCGCGCCGTCACCGGCGGCCTGGAAGGCGCCCACCAGCGACGGGTTGGTCCGGATCAGGGTGGTGAGCAGGGCCGCGAAGGCACCCGCGAAGACATACGCCGCCCAGCCGGCGAAGAACTGGCTGAGGGTGCCGCGCGCACGGGCGAGTTGGGAGCCCGGGAGCAGATAGAGGAACACGAGGGTCAGGACGACCACGAGAATCGCCTTCAGGTCGTCGGCGAAGATCTCCTGGATCGAGTCGGAGGAGTCGAATCGCCAGGCCGGCCAGGCGAGCAGCCTCAGGAACCACCCGCCTGCGCTGTCCGGGTCGGTGTTCTCCCTGACCCAGTCGACGTACCAGGGACTGCCGAAGACCAGGACGAGGATGAGCGCGGCAAGGGTGCCGGCGCCCGGTGCGGACTTGTATCGATTGGTGAGAGCCATGGCCCGCTAGTTCCCAGCGGATCGACGTGGGCAAACGCGAGGCGCGATTTATGGTGTTACGCCGGACCTGGCCGCTCGGTGCCGGGCACCGCCACCACCTTCACGAGGGCCGGTCAGTGCTTCATCAGGTAGTCGATGAAGGCGGCGCGCAACAGCGGTGCGGACTCCTCGTAGCCGTGACCGGTCATCTCCCGCCAGAGGGCGGCCGCCTCGTCGATCGTCGGCCCTACCGAGTTCGGCGCCCCGTCCAGCGCTGCGGCCTCGTCGGCGTTCGGCAGGTGCCGCAGCACGGACCAGAAGAACCCGACGTCACGGCGCTCCCGGGCCAGCGCGAACGCCTGCTCACGCAGTTCCTCGGTGGAGAGGGCGTCCAGTTCCTCGAACGACCGGCCGCCGGAGATCGATGATGTGTCGGTCATGCGCAGAGCCTAACCGCCGAGATCACTCTCGGCGCGCCGACGCTCGGCCGGCCGCGCCACGCGGCGCCGTCCGACCGGCGAGAAGTGCCCGACCGGTCACCGGTCGTCGGACTCCCAACTGCGCGGGCCGCTCTCCCACTGCCGGGACCCCCACGGGTCGGCGGTGCTCACGATGGGTTGGGCCGGCAGGACGGGCGGCCAGTCGCCGACCGGCTCCGGCCGGGACACGCTCCACCCGCCGCCGGTCGTGGCGTCCATCGGCGGCGCCGGTGGCACGGGCAGCGCCCCAGGTGCCGACACCGGCCGCCCGTACGTCTCGACCAGGCGGGTCACCACGAGCCCGACGGCCAGCACCGCGGCACCGACCGCCCACC
This is a stretch of genomic DNA from Micromonospora sp. WMMD1082. It encodes these proteins:
- a CDS encoding NADH-quinone oxidoreductase subunit D, whose product is MAGMTTGDLRELTVGTGAGLVAGTGGEQLGADMVLNIGPQHPSTHGVLRLRLVLDGERVLAAEPIIGYMHRGAEKLFEVRDYRQIIVLANRHDWLSAFANELGVVLAVERLMGMEVPERATWLRMALAELNRVLNHLMFLGSYPLEIGAITPMFYAFRERETLQAVLEEVSGGRIHYMFNRIGGLKEEVPSGWTGRARAAIGEVRRRMPDLDNLIRRNEIFLARTVGVGVLSAADAAAFGASGPVARASGLDLDLRRDEPYLAYDQLDVPVVTRTTGDCHARFEVLLDQVYASLDLAEQCLDRVDRLTGPINTRLPKVLKAPEGHTYAWTENPLGINGYYLVSRGEKTPWRLKLRTASYANVQALATLLPGCLVPDLIAILGSMFFVVGDVDK
- a CDS encoding ABC transporter permease, with the translated sequence MNPVEQAVVWLNDPLNWTNPGGILDRIGEHVSMSAAAVLLGCLVAWPLGLWLGHTGRGGGLVVLVSNLTLAVPTLALLTILPLTFLGFGRPAVVVALAVFAVPPLLANAYTGVRQVDPQTREAARGMGMTGAQVLRRVELPLAVPFLAAGFRTAAVQVVATAALATFVNGGGLGEIIRFGFGLSIAVGGGQILAGGLLVAGLALSVELLFALVERLVTPRPLRRARRRAVRRAADAVTGT
- a CDS encoding ABC transporter ATP-binding protein codes for the protein MDVTPVADGGQRAASITLDGIGKRYPDGTEAVHDLSLHVDAGELVVLIGPSGCGKSTVLRMINRLIEPTAGRIMLGDSDVTRVDPVKLRRQIGYVIQNVGLFPHQTVAANVATVPRLLGWPAGRVRPRVAELLELVGLDPAQFGRRYPHELSGGQRQRVGVARALAADPVVLLMDEPFSAVDPIVRTRLQEEFLRLQAEVRKTIVLVTHDLDEAVRLGDRIAVLSEGGRLEQYDTPAALLGAPTTPFVREFVGADRGIRRLAVTPVTREVLDPLPVDGAAELPAVPLGGSAYDALAVLLTSTRGHAVVTEDGRPVGVLSRERILALAEPTG
- a CDS encoding glycine betaine ABC transporter substrate-binding protein, which translates into the protein MRAGRRLSIAFVGAVVAATALAGCGDAGSSGTEAPQQGASGEGCAPVAGEQLIALDDDKSLQNADNIIPAVNSEVATPQLIAALDKVSAVLDTPKLVQLNKAVDVDRKSAQVAAQEFATANSLADGVEQGPGGRITVGAGNFTESEIIAELYKIQLTAAGYQVTVQQIGNRELYEPALEKGEIQVVPEYAATMAEFLNGKANSGGQPVSSPDVEATVTALRGLGEKVGLSFGAPAAAQTQNAFAVTQEFSEKYGVRTLSELAEKCSGTATVLGGPPECQERPFCKPGLEQTYGLAVGSFSSLDGGGPLTKTALRNGTISVGLVFSTDAAYAQS
- a CDS encoding ABC transporter permease — protein: MSFRLSYRADPGNPWFSWQYVRDNSDTVLAALRDHTTLTLRAVLIAALIAVPLAVLAYWFRPLTGPILALTGVLYTVPSLALFAFIAPYLGIGVATVLSVVVLYALLVIVRNTVAGLNQVPAEVREAAEGMGYGRWGRLLRVELPLALPGILTGLRLATVSTVALVTVGVVIGRGGLGQIIFAGFNNNFYKAQIMSGTLLCILLALVLDLILVGAGRLLTPWLRGRAG